From one Macellibacteroides fermentans genomic stretch:
- a CDS encoding manganese efflux pump MntP, which produces MFFIEIILLSVGLSMDSLAASVTTGSVIKEYKRRHIFRIASIMAMFQAGMTMIGYFAGIGFSNYICRFDHWIAFFLLLYIGGKMVYEELSANDEDENCKCNPLCNKTICGLAIATSIDALAVGISLALISTGIMIQALTIGLVTFAFSAFGVYFGGRFGRNINLRLELIGGIILILIGFKILSEHLFF; this is translated from the coding sequence ATGTTTTTTATAGAAATTATTTTATTGTCGGTAGGACTTTCAATGGATAGTTTGGCGGCATCCGTCACCACAGGCTCAGTAATTAAAGAATACAAAAGAAGACATATATTTCGCATCGCATCCATCATGGCCATGTTCCAGGCTGGGATGACAATGATTGGCTATTTCGCCGGAATAGGTTTTTCGAACTACATCTGTCGTTTTGATCATTGGATTGCTTTCTTTCTGCTTCTTTATATAGGAGGTAAAATGGTTTACGAAGAGCTATCGGCCAATGATGAAGACGAAAACTGCAAATGCAATCCACTCTGCAATAAGACAATATGCGGCTTAGCTATTGCAACCAGTATCGATGCACTGGCCGTAGGGATATCTTTGGCGCTTATCAGCACCGGAATCATGATTCAGGCTTTAACAATCGGATTGGTAACCTTCGCTTTTTCTGCATTTGGAGTGTACTTTGGAGGCAGGTTTGGCCGGAACATTAATTTACGACTCGAATTAATCGGGGGGATCATTCTTATTCTTATCGGTTTTAAAATTCTATCCGAACATCTTTTTTTCTAA
- a CDS encoding DUF4199 domain-containing protein, which translates to MIENKNYLLKAAATYGLSLGIYWIIKYMFFIFGLQVPFLYVVYWGMTMTVPYLAYILTKKYKQYIGGRISFFHAWQFGILIYFFAALVVSLVHYIFYRFIAPPDYIANAYKQTIEMMTMANVDAKLISTLKDMATPTSIGMTIQGIFNNVMYGIIFSIPVAAIVCRGYKSAGALNKEDKENTDNTIE; encoded by the coding sequence ATGATTGAAAACAAAAATTATCTACTCAAGGCAGCTGCAACCTACGGATTGTCATTAGGCATATACTGGATTATTAAATATATGTTCTTTATATTCGGCTTGCAAGTACCCTTTTTGTATGTAGTTTATTGGGGGATGACAATGACCGTTCCTTATCTGGCCTATATATTGACTAAGAAATATAAACAATATATAGGTGGACGTATCAGCTTTTTCCATGCCTGGCAATTTGGAATTCTGATTTACTTTTTTGCCGCTTTGGTAGTTTCTCTGGTACATTATATTTTCTACAGATTCATTGCTCCGCCCGACTATATAGCGAACGCTTATAAACAAACCATCGAAATGATGACAATGGCCAATGTGGATGCCAAGCTGATATCAACGCTGAAAGATATGGCAACACCTACTTCCATTGGGATGACAATTCAGGGAATCTTTAATAATGTAATGTATGGCATTATTTTTTCCATTCCTGTTGCAGCAATTGTTTGCCGTGGATATAAATCCGCCGGGGCATTAAATAAAGAGGATAAAGAGAATACTGATAATACGATTGAATAA
- a CDS encoding GntT/GntP/DsdX family permease: protein MSEASHLILVTFLSIGLLLYLVLRVKLHPFLSLLITAMFLGVTSGMPLSKVNTAIQNGLGGTLGFVATVVGIGGIFGQILEASGGTEAIARNLIRRFGKDKAHWSLVMAGFLIAIPVYFDVGFIILVPVVYALAKDTKRSTLFYAIPLLAGLAVTHTFVPPTPGPVAVADMLGADLGWVILIGSLIGLPVAILAGPVFGSYISKKIDVAPPKHMMEELNNGTEQSECSLPSFTAVATIIGMPLMLMVVKSVIELLIKLGYMQEGIVYDISVFVGHPFTALIIATLMAAYFLGTRRGFTRKQLLDVSAKALAPAGMIILIIGSGGAFKEMLIQSGVGNVLAEGISATKLPPIVLAFIIAAAVRITLGSATVSMITAAGIIGPILEAYTLSEIHLALIVISIASGATILSHVNDSGFWLVGKYLGLTEMQTLRSWTVMETIIALGGFGIALLLSFFV, encoded by the coding sequence ATGAGTGAAGCATCCCATTTAATACTTGTCACATTCTTATCCATTGGTTTGTTACTTTATCTCGTACTTAGGGTAAAGTTACATCCCTTTCTGTCGCTGCTTATTACGGCCATGTTTTTAGGTGTAACTTCGGGAATGCCTTTAAGCAAGGTTAACACGGCTATACAAAACGGATTGGGTGGCACATTGGGGTTTGTAGCCACCGTGGTAGGCATTGGAGGAATATTCGGACAGATACTGGAAGCATCGGGTGGTACAGAAGCCATTGCAAGGAATCTTATTCGGCGTTTTGGCAAAGACAAGGCACATTGGAGTCTGGTTATGGCCGGTTTTCTGATTGCCATACCTGTTTACTTCGATGTAGGTTTTATAATTCTGGTGCCGGTTGTGTATGCCTTGGCTAAAGACACGAAGCGTTCTACTTTGTTCTATGCAATACCTTTATTGGCAGGACTGGCCGTAACTCATACATTTGTACCTCCTACTCCCGGACCTGTGGCTGTGGCGGATATGTTGGGTGCCGACTTAGGCTGGGTCATTCTCATCGGATCTCTTATCGGTCTGCCGGTAGCTATTCTTGCCGGTCCGGTATTTGGATCTTACATTTCTAAAAAAATCGATGTGGCTCCCCCGAAGCACATGATGGAAGAACTGAACAATGGTACAGAACAGTCAGAATGTTCGCTTCCTTCTTTCACTGCTGTTGCAACCATTATAGGTATGCCCTTAATGCTTATGGTGGTAAAGTCTGTCATCGAACTTCTGATAAAGCTCGGCTATATGCAGGAAGGCATAGTGTACGATATATCTGTATTTGTTGGCCACCCGTTCACGGCATTGATCATCGCAACTCTTATGGCGGCTTATTTTCTGGGTACTCGCAGGGGATTTACCCGAAAACAATTACTGGATGTAAGCGCCAAAGCGCTGGCGCCGGCAGGTATGATTATTTTAATCATAGGTTCGGGCGGAGCATTTAAAGAGATGCTTATCCAAAGCGGTGTGGGTAATGTTCTGGCCGAAGGCATCTCTGCCACGAAGCTTCCTCCCATAGTTCTTGCTTTTATTATTGCTGCAGCGGTTCGTATAACATTAGGCTCGGCCACAGTGTCCATGATTACAGCCGCCGGAATAATCGGACCTATACTGGAAGCCTATACCCTTTCCGAAATTCACCTGGCTTTGATCGTAATTTCAATCGCTTCGGGTGCTACCATTTTATCCCATGTAAACGACAGCGGATTCTGGTTAGTGGGCAAATACCTGGGGTTAACAGAAATGCAGACATTAAGGTCGTGGACCGTAATGGAAACAATTATTGCATTGGGTGGATTTGGAATTGCATTGTTGCTAAGCTTTTTTGTATGA
- a CDS encoding glycosyltransferase → MDISLVIPLYNEAESLPELYAWIERVMKANNFTYEVIFVNDGSTDNSWEVIERLKARSPFIKGIKFRRNYGKSPGLHCGFERAQGDVIITMDADLQDSPDEIPELYRMIMEDGYDLVSGWKKKRYDPISKTIPTKLFNATARKFSGIKLHDFNCGLKAYKNIVIKNIEVYNDMHRYIPYLAKIAGFNKIGEKVVKHQARKYGTTKFGLSRFVNGYLDLITLWFTSRFGRKPMHFFGLWGSVMFFIGFIALIVVLGMKMASLYAGDPRPLVTSSPYFYISLTAMIMGTQMFLAGFLGELISRSDSKRNQYKIEAEI, encoded by the coding sequence ATGGACATATCACTAGTCATTCCGTTGTACAATGAAGCCGAATCTCTACCCGAGCTTTATGCCTGGATAGAGCGCGTAATGAAAGCTAATAATTTCACGTACGAAGTAATTTTTGTAAATGATGGTAGTACGGACAATTCATGGGAGGTGATAGAGCGTCTCAAGGCCCGGTCGCCCTTCATCAAAGGAATTAAGTTCAGACGCAATTACGGTAAATCTCCTGGATTGCATTGCGGTTTCGAACGGGCTCAGGGAGATGTAATCATTACAATGGATGCCGATCTGCAGGATAGCCCGGATGAAATTCCGGAATTATACCGTATGATAATGGAAGATGGCTACGATCTTGTATCTGGATGGAAGAAGAAAAGATATGACCCTATATCCAAAACAATCCCTACCAAGCTTTTTAATGCTACGGCACGCAAGTTTTCGGGCATCAAATTGCACGACTTTAACTGTGGACTGAAGGCATATAAAAATATTGTCATAAAGAATATCGAGGTTTATAATGACATGCACCGTTACATCCCCTATCTCGCTAAGATAGCCGGATTTAATAAAATCGGCGAAAAGGTGGTAAAACATCAGGCCCGCAAATACGGAACCACCAAGTTTGGTCTTAGCCGCTTTGTAAATGGCTACCTCGACTTGATCACACTTTGGTTTACCTCCCGTTTTGGCAGAAAGCCCATGCACTTCTTCGGTTTATGGGGAAGCGTTATGTTTTTTATCGGATTTATTGCATTAATAGTTGTGTTGGGAATGAAGATGGCCTCCCTGTATGCAGGCGACCCACGTCCGCTTGTTACCAGTTCGCCCTATTTCTATATCTCACTAACGGCAATGATTATGGGTACGCAAATGTTTCTGGCCGGATTCCTTGGCGAATTAATCTCACGCAGCGATTCAAAACGTAATCAATATAAAATTGAAGCCGAAATATGA
- a CDS encoding transporter substrate-binding domain-containing protein: MKFKKLYSLYGLLLIVSLATMWLLYPYITRKPLHRDYEEIKKEGVLRIVTEYNSSGYYIKGDTIEGFQYELSQVISEISGLEVEIHLDMNLSTSFEGLSTGKYDIIARNIPVSSNMKENYLFTDPIVLNKQVLVQRTEEANQGIKPIRNQLDLAQRRLYVPKDSPAKLRIENLSHEIGDTIYVSEDELYSTEQLIIMVAKGDIDFAVCDLQLAKKSATQFPGVIDIDTDISFTQLQSWAVRKNSPVLLDSINSWFNQIKQSGRYENIYKRYYSDK, encoded by the coding sequence ATGAAGTTTAAAAAGCTATATAGTTTGTACGGCCTATTGCTTATAGTGTCTTTGGCAACCATGTGGCTTCTTTATCCTTATATAACAAGGAAACCCCTGCATCGTGACTATGAAGAGATAAAGAAAGAGGGGGTATTGCGTATTGTTACAGAGTACAATAGTTCCGGATATTACATAAAGGGAGATACCATTGAGGGCTTTCAATACGAACTAAGTCAGGTTATTTCTGAAATTTCGGGTCTCGAGGTAGAGATTCATCTTGATATGAATCTATCCACCAGCTTCGAAGGTTTATCAACGGGTAAATACGACATTATTGCCCGCAATATACCAGTAAGCAGTAACATGAAGGAAAATTATCTTTTTACCGACCCCATTGTTCTGAATAAACAGGTGCTGGTACAACGAACCGAGGAGGCAAACCAGGGAATAAAGCCAATCCGCAACCAGCTTGATCTTGCTCAGAGGCGTTTGTATGTTCCTAAAGACTCGCCTGCCAAGCTTCGTATCGAAAATCTTTCGCACGAGATTGGAGATACGATTTATGTATCAGAAGACGAACTGTACTCTACCGAACAGCTGATAATTATGGTTGCAAAGGGGGATATCGACTTTGCAGTGTGCGATCTGCAGCTTGCTAAAAAATCGGCGACTCAGTTTCCGGGAGTTATTGACATTGATACCGACATTAGTTTTACACAGTTGCAATCGTGGGCGGTAAGAAAAAATTCGCCTGTACTTTTGGATAGTATCAATAGTTGGTTTAATCAGATTAAACAGTCGGGACGTTACGAAAATATATACAAAAGGTATTATAGCGATAAATAG
- a CDS encoding nitroreductase family protein has translation MNFLELVTKRCSIRRFASTPVEIEKIEYILEAARLSPSAVNFQPWTFVVVQQEEGKQKLHDCYSREWFKSAPLYIIVCGHHDQSWKRGSDGKDFLDVDAAIAAEHICLAATELGLGTCWVCNFNAELCHRQFGLPDTTEPIAIIPIGYPEDSLMFEQTAKKRKGLSEIVKWEKYC, from the coding sequence ATGAACTTTCTCGAATTAGTTACCAAACGTTGCTCCATACGCAGGTTTGCATCTACACCTGTGGAGATTGAGAAGATTGAATACATTCTCGAAGCGGCAAGACTTTCCCCGTCGGCTGTAAATTTTCAGCCTTGGACGTTTGTTGTGGTTCAGCAGGAAGAGGGAAAACAAAAGTTACACGATTGCTATTCGCGTGAGTGGTTTAAATCGGCCCCCCTTTATATTATTGTTTGCGGACATCATGACCAATCCTGGAAAAGAGGTTCCGATGGCAAAGACTTTCTGGATGTTGATGCAGCTATCGCGGCCGAACATATTTGCCTTGCAGCAACCGAATTAGGATTAGGTACCTGCTGGGTTTGCAACTTTAATGCCGAGCTCTGCCATCGTCAATTTGGCTTACCGGATACAACCGAGCCGATAGCCATTATTCCGATTGGTTACCCGGAAGATTCGTTAATGTTCGAACAAACAGCCAAAAAAAGAAAAGGATTGAGCGAAATCGTTAAATGGGAAAAGTACTGCTGA
- a CDS encoding DEAD/DEAH box helicase, with amino-acid sequence MRFDELDLEDAVLDGLDAMNFQETTPVQELTIPVILEGKDIIACAQTGTGKTAAYVLPVINELSKGTHPSNAVNAIIMAPTRELAQQIDQQIEGFTYFIPVSAVAIYGGTDGVAWEQQSRGLKMGADIVIATPGRLISHIKLGGVDLSKVSFFILDEADRMLDMGFFDDIMSIHKLLPPTCQTIMFSATMPPKIRTLAKTILKDPEEIKIAISRPPETILQSAYICYDIQKLRILEDLFAKSRPQRVIIFSSSKLKVKELAFAIKRMKFNVAAMHSDLEQAKREEVMKDFKNGRIDILVATDIVARGIDIDDIKLVINFDIPHDPEDYVHRIGRTARGTNGEGLAITFVAEHEQAQFSRIEKFLEKPIYKIPVPAEFGETPAYEPEKHPEGRGFRRPGGGDKGRTGHGGGNRQGGRSNFRKGPRPANK; translated from the coding sequence ATGAGATTTGATGAACTAGATCTGGAAGATGCAGTCCTGGATGGCCTGGATGCCATGAACTTTCAGGAAACAACCCCTGTGCAGGAGTTAACCATACCGGTTATATTGGAGGGAAAAGATATTATTGCCTGTGCGCAGACAGGAACAGGAAAAACTGCAGCTTATGTGCTCCCTGTTATCAATGAGTTGAGCAAAGGAACACATCCTTCAAATGCAGTGAATGCTATAATCATGGCCCCAACCCGTGAACTTGCACAGCAGATCGATCAGCAAATCGAAGGTTTTACCTACTTTATTCCGGTTTCGGCCGTTGCCATTTACGGAGGCACCGACGGTGTGGCCTGGGAACAACAAAGCAGGGGTCTTAAAATGGGTGCCGATATTGTTATCGCTACACCCGGACGGCTTATCTCGCACATAAAGCTTGGCGGAGTCGATTTATCTAAAGTTTCCTTCTTTATCCTGGATGAAGCAGACAGAATGTTGGATATGGGATTTTTTGACGACATTATGTCAATACATAAGTTGCTCCCTCCTACCTGTCAGACTATCATGTTTTCGGCTACTATGCCTCCCAAAATCAGAACCTTGGCGAAGACTATCCTAAAGGATCCCGAAGAAATTAAAATTGCTATCTCGCGCCCTCCCGAAACTATACTACAATCTGCCTACATCTGTTATGATATACAGAAATTACGTATTCTGGAAGATTTGTTTGCTAAAAGCAGACCGCAGCGGGTAATTATATTCTCTTCGTCCAAGTTAAAGGTTAAAGAACTGGCCTTTGCCATCAAACGGATGAAGTTTAATGTGGCTGCCATGCATTCGGACCTCGAACAGGCCAAACGGGAAGAGGTAATGAAAGATTTCAAGAACGGAAGAATAGACATACTTGTGGCTACTGATATTGTTGCCAGGGGGATCGATATTGACGACATCAAGCTGGTGATTAATTTTGATATTCCGCACGATCCCGAAGATTATGTACACCGTATCGGACGTACAGCCCGTGGCACCAATGGCGAAGGTTTAGCCATCACATTCGTTGCCGAACACGAACAAGCACAGTTTTCGCGTATTGAAAAGTTCCTTGAAAAACCTATCTACAAAATTCCTGTACCTGCCGAATTTGGAGAAACTCCGGCTTATGAGCCTGAGAAGCATCCGGAAGGAAGGGGATTCAGACGGCCTGGAGGTGGAGATAAAGGCAGAACAGGCCATGGTGGCGGAAACAGACAGGGAGGGCGTTCGAACTTCCGTAAAGGTCCCCGTCCAGCCAATAAATGA
- the ilvD gene encoding dihydroxy-acid dehydratase, with translation MKSQQLRKLAPELDSLRLGSGWSVEDLQKPQIIVESSYGHSHPGSAHLQALVEEAGKGIKDCGGKPANYYVTDICDGEAQGHDGMNYSLVSRDIMAAMIEIHVKATPFDAGVFITSCDKSVPAHLMAIARLDMPALLMPGGIMSAGPKLLTLEQIGKYSAMHARKEITDEQFMSYKRDACPNCGACSFMGTASTMQIMAEALGMALPGTALIPTSSHYLKDAARAAGERALGLAKEQLKPSDIMTMEAFENAIMVHAAIAGSSNSLLHLPAIAHELGIELSPALFDKIHRKIPYLLNIRPSGYWPGEYFWYAGGVPAIMEEIKDFLHLNILTVTGKTVGENLENMRLRGFYEGCRKHLSGLGVKVHDIIRPASEPIRREGAIAILKGNLAPEGAVVKHSAISPKLLKVSLKARVFNCEEDAMKAVIDKQIHPGDAVFIRYEGPKGSGMPEMFYTTEAIASDASLIDSVALITDGRFSGATRGPAIGHVSPEAIDGGPIALVEEGDIIGIDIPERKLDIIGINGELLSPDTIEMVLTERRRKWKSPVSKHNQGILQIYTRNSVSPMKGAYMEDNSNE, from the coding sequence ATGAAAAGCCAACAATTAAGAAAGCTTGCACCCGAACTTGATTCGCTGCGTTTAGGTAGCGGATGGAGTGTGGAAGACCTCCAAAAACCCCAGATTATTGTAGAAAGCAGTTACGGACACAGTCACCCTGGTAGTGCCCACCTGCAAGCATTGGTAGAGGAAGCCGGAAAAGGGATTAAAGACTGTGGCGGCAAACCTGCCAACTACTACGTAACCGATATTTGTGACGGCGAAGCACAGGGCCACGATGGGATGAACTACTCTCTTGTTTCGAGAGACATCATGGCTGCGATGATTGAGATTCATGTTAAAGCTACGCCCTTTGATGCCGGTGTTTTTATTACCAGCTGCGATAAGTCGGTCCCCGCACATTTAATGGCCATAGCCCGTTTGGATATGCCGGCATTGTTAATGCCCGGAGGAATCATGAGTGCAGGTCCGAAGTTGCTAACGCTGGAGCAAATTGGCAAATACAGTGCGATGCACGCACGTAAAGAGATTACCGACGAACAATTTATGAGTTACAAAAGGGATGCCTGTCCCAATTGCGGAGCCTGTTCTTTTATGGGTACAGCCTCCACCATGCAGATTATGGCGGAAGCATTAGGTATGGCCCTACCAGGCACAGCTCTGATACCAACCTCCTCGCATTATCTGAAGGATGCTGCACGTGCAGCCGGCGAAAGAGCTCTTGGCCTTGCCAAAGAACAGCTTAAGCCATCGGACATAATGACAATGGAGGCGTTCGAGAATGCAATCATGGTTCATGCCGCTATTGCCGGATCAAGCAATAGCCTGCTTCATCTTCCTGCAATTGCACATGAACTGGGAATCGAGCTATCCCCTGCCCTGTTCGATAAAATACATCGCAAAATTCCCTATTTGCTTAATATTCGTCCCAGTGGATATTGGCCGGGCGAATATTTCTGGTATGCAGGCGGTGTACCGGCCATCATGGAAGAAATAAAGGATTTTCTACACCTTAATATTCTTACTGTTACAGGAAAAACGGTGGGTGAAAATCTGGAGAACATGCGATTGAGAGGCTTTTACGAAGGTTGTAGAAAGCACTTATCGGGTCTGGGAGTAAAAGTACACGATATTATAAGACCGGCCAGCGAGCCTATAAGGCGCGAAGGTGCGATTGCCATACTGAAAGGAAATCTTGCCCCCGAAGGAGCTGTTGTTAAACACTCGGCCATCTCGCCCAAATTGTTAAAGGTTTCTTTAAAAGCAAGGGTGTTTAACTGCGAAGAAGATGCTATGAAAGCAGTAATCGATAAACAGATTCATCCGGGTGACGCTGTGTTTATTCGTTATGAAGGTCCCAAAGGAAGCGGTATGCCTGAAATGTTCTATACAACAGAAGCCATTGCATCCGACGCATCACTTATCGATAGTGTGGCACTTATCACCGACGGTCGGTTCTCGGGTGCGACAAGAGGTCCGGCTATTGGGCATGTTTCGCCGGAAGCCATTGACGGGGGACCTATTGCCCTTGTTGAAGAGGGCGACATAATCGGTATAGATATTCCAGAGCGCAAACTGGATATTATCGGGATTAATGGCGAGCTGCTTTCGCCAGATACGATTGAAATGGTTCTTACCGAAAGAAGAAGAAAATGGAAATCGCCTGTTTCAAAGCATAATCAGGGTATATTGCAGATATATACACGCAACAGTGTTTCTCCGATGAAGGGTGCATATATGGAGGACAACAGCAATGAGTGA
- a CDS encoding putative porin encodes MKQFIHIVLLSVLFSGALQAQRSGESRKRGGFSLSGLSSPTSMPADSLVSDSTRLNSKRITAFRLTDKIGDTYIAPMDTNRMNYYNSTLVEGKSVAIGYLGNLGSPLQSKIFSERKEERDFIFADAYDYYLTTPTNANFFDTKIPYSNLMYTTMGGSTQKEEQLKGTLTSNFGKKVNVGADLDYIYGRGYYNSNGTKLLSYRLFGNYISDRYQMYAYLANSNFVNFENGGITNDRYITNPDDYTDGRRVTDTKNIPVRYSNTWNRVRGKQFFVSHRYNLGFMRTTEGTDEDGDPKEEFVPVSSIIHTLEYKDNRRRFITHDAAGVDSSYVNNYIEGSVNDTTSYWSIKNTFALSLREGFQDWAKFGLTAFINIDKSRYRLMDSIPRNKYIYDEVSTFVGGELSKRQGSILTYVARGELGIVGPDAGEFRLTGELKSSFPLFRKEASIKAVGYIKNLTPAFYQRHYHSKYFWWDYKLKNIQRVYAGAEVNLESTRTNLSAGVESIQNYVYFNTQGTPDQFESNLQVITARLKQDFRFGAFNWENEAVYQLSSEKKILPLPQLSLYSNMYLGVKLAKVLTLQLGADVHYHTSYYAPYYQPATQQFQLQEEVEVGNYPLINAYANLHLKQARFFVMFYNVGSKFVDPEYFSLPHYPLNPMSMKMGISVTFND; translated from the coding sequence ATGAAACAGTTCATACATATAGTACTGCTATCCGTCTTGTTCAGCGGAGCCTTACAAGCCCAGCGGTCGGGAGAATCAAGGAAAAGAGGAGGATTTTCTCTTTCCGGATTGTCGTCGCCAACCAGCATGCCAGCTGACAGCCTCGTTTCGGATAGCACAAGATTGAATTCAAAAAGAATAACAGCCTTCAGGCTTACAGATAAGATAGGCGACACATATATTGCGCCGATGGACACCAACCGCATGAATTACTACAACAGCACGCTTGTAGAAGGTAAGTCGGTTGCCATAGGCTATTTAGGCAATCTTGGGTCGCCCCTTCAGTCTAAAATATTCTCAGAGCGTAAGGAAGAACGGGATTTTATCTTTGCAGATGCATACGATTATTACCTGACGACCCCCACAAATGCTAATTTTTTCGACACCAAAATACCCTATTCCAATCTGATGTACACCACAATGGGTGGAAGTACTCAAAAGGAAGAGCAGTTAAAAGGCACGCTTACAAGCAATTTTGGAAAAAAAGTGAATGTGGGGGCCGATCTGGACTATATCTACGGACGTGGTTATTACAACTCCAACGGTACTAAATTATTAAGCTATCGTTTGTTCGGGAATTATATTTCAGATCGCTATCAAATGTATGCATATCTGGCTAATTCCAATTTTGTTAATTTTGAAAACGGAGGTATTACGAACGACCGTTACATAACTAATCCGGACGATTATACAGACGGAAGAAGGGTTACCGACACAAAAAATATTCCTGTTCGCTATTCAAACACATGGAATCGTGTACGTGGCAAGCAGTTTTTTGTATCTCACCGGTACAACCTGGGATTTATGCGTACCACAGAGGGAACCGACGAGGATGGTGATCCTAAAGAAGAGTTTGTTCCTGTATCCAGCATCATTCACACGTTGGAATATAAAGACAACAGGCGCCGTTTTATAACCCACGATGCTGCTGGTGTAGATTCCAGCTATGTAAACAACTACATTGAAGGATCAGTAAACGACACCACCTCTTATTGGTCAATAAAAAATACTTTTGCCCTTTCTTTACGGGAAGGATTCCAGGATTGGGCTAAATTCGGACTGACAGCATTTATCAATATAGACAAAAGTCGTTATCGATTGATGGACTCTATTCCGCGCAACAAATATATTTACGACGAAGTATCTACGTTTGTAGGTGGAGAACTTTCAAAAAGACAAGGTAGTATACTAACATACGTGGCTCGGGGAGAATTGGGAATTGTAGGACCCGATGCCGGAGAATTCCGTTTAACCGGAGAACTTAAATCCAGCTTCCCTCTTTTCCGCAAAGAGGCATCCATAAAGGCTGTGGGATATATCAAAAACCTCACTCCGGCATTTTATCAGCGTCATTACCATAGTAAATACTTTTGGTGGGATTATAAACTGAAGAATATACAACGGGTATATGCCGGCGCAGAAGTGAATCTTGAATCTACCCGTACAAATCTGTCTGCAGGCGTAGAAAGTATACAGAATTACGTATATTTCAATACGCAAGGTACTCCGGATCAGTTTGAGAGCAATCTTCAGGTTATAACCGCCCGTCTTAAACAAGATTTTCGTTTCGGTGCTTTTAATTGGGAAAACGAAGCCGTATATCAATTAAGCAGCGAAAAAAAGATTTTACCATTGCCCCAACTCAGCCTGTACAGCAATATGTACCTGGGGGTAAAACTGGCAAAGGTCCTTACTCTGCAATTGGGAGCTGATGTACATTATCACACATCCTATTATGCTCCCTACTATCAGCCTGCAACCCAACAGTTCCAGCTTCAGGAGGAAGTAGAAGTGGGTAACTATCCGTTGATCAACGCTTATGCGAACCTACACCTTAAACAGGCCCGATTCTTTGTGATGTTCTACAATGTAGGCTCCAAATTTGTTGATCCTGAATATTTTTCGCTTCCCCACTACCCGCTCAATCCAATGAGTATGAAGATGGGTATCTCAGTTACTTTTAATGATTAA